In Flavobacterium sp. N3904, one DNA window encodes the following:
- a CDS encoding pseudouridine synthase — protein sequence MLEILYQDEYIIAINKPSGLIVHKSFYARDAKVYAIQELRNQIGGQHVYPIHRLDRKTSGILLFALDKQVLKIMNDRFATREVEKKYLAILRGWSPEELTIDYDLTNDDDITQNAITYFHRLQNAEVELEFNNQPTSRYCLVEAIPETGRMHQLRKHFKHIFHPILGSRPHGCNKQNKLWLENYDLKGMMLHAHQLIFNHPIKNEQLILNAKINEEFSRVGTILNLDLRKYK from the coding sequence ATGTTAGAAATTCTTTACCAAGACGAATATATTATAGCAATTAATAAACCAAGTGGATTGATAGTTCACAAATCATTTTATGCGCGCGATGCAAAAGTTTATGCTATTCAAGAACTGAGAAATCAAATAGGAGGACAACACGTTTATCCTATTCATCGGTTAGACCGAAAAACATCCGGCATCTTGTTATTTGCTTTAGACAAACAGGTTTTAAAAATTATGAATGATCGTTTTGCCACACGCGAAGTCGAAAAAAAATATTTAGCAATTTTACGCGGTTGGTCACCCGAAGAACTAACGATTGATTATGATTTAACCAATGATGATGACATTACACAAAATGCAATAACATACTTTCATCGTTTGCAAAATGCCGAAGTTGAGTTAGAATTTAACAATCAACCAACGTCACGATATTGTTTGGTAGAAGCGATTCCTGAAACTGGACGTATGCATCAATTGCGAAAACATTTCAAACATATTTTTCATCCCATTTTAGGAAGTCGTCCACATGGTTGTAACAAGCAAAATAAATTATGGTTGGAGAATTATGACCTGAAAGGAATGATGCTTCATGCACATCAGTTAATTTTTAATCATCCAATAAAAAATGAACAACTAATCTTGAATGCAAAGATTAATGAAGAATTTAGCAGAGTAGGTACTATTCTTAATCTAGATTTGAGAAAGTATAAATAG
- a CDS encoding VanZ family protein, with product MTKKIILVSLIFVVVGVFYFSWLSDPSLESETYLPQWLLNWSNEYYNLRTAIPFVALGFLLEAYTNRKKSYDTNPNRNLSFMQNLGISAVIAFIAEGGQFLIKSRNPDVMDIYFAIVGGLLGGLGYNLLSILVNFKRVRNAE from the coding sequence ATGACCAAAAAAATAATTCTAGTTTCATTGATTTTTGTTGTTGTAGGTGTTTTTTATTTTTCTTGGTTGTCAGATCCTAGTTTGGAAAGCGAAACCTATTTGCCTCAATGGCTTTTGAACTGGAGTAATGAATATTATAATTTGCGAACAGCTATTCCGTTTGTGGCTTTGGGTTTCTTATTAGAAGCTTATACAAATCGAAAAAAATCATATGATACAAATCCAAACAGAAATTTAAGTTTCATGCAAAATTTAGGAATTTCAGCAGTTATAGCTTTTATTGCAGAAGGAGGGCAATTTCTAATTAAAAGTAGAAATCCGGATGTAATGGATATTTATTTTGCAATAGTTGGAGGTTTATTAGGAGGTTTAGGATATAATCTGTTAAGCATATTAGTGAATTTTAAAAGAGTAAGAAATGCGGAATAG
- a CDS encoding DapH/DapD/GlmU-related protein: protein MRMNQQYLQDSPYHSPWSVYQRVKMIIWEYTWLLFCIWTPKPANSWRLFWLKLFGCKIYGKPFVHQRARIQIPWNLILHDHACLGDRANAYTLGVIEIFEHATVGQEVYLCTGTHAFDKPTLNLITSKITIHKNVFIGVRAIVMPGITIGENAIVGAGSLVTKNVEKNTIVGGNPAKFIKSRSFE from the coding sequence ATGAGAATGAACCAACAGTATTTGCAAGATTCTCCATACCATTCGCCGTGGTCTGTATATCAGCGCGTTAAAATGATAATTTGGGAATATACTTGGTTGTTGTTTTGTATTTGGACTCCAAAACCCGCTAATTCATGGAGATTATTTTGGCTCAAATTATTTGGGTGTAAAATCTATGGAAAACCATTTGTACATCAAAGAGCTAGAATTCAAATTCCTTGGAATCTAATTTTACATGATCATGCATGCCTTGGCGATCGAGCCAATGCGTATACACTGGGAGTTATTGAAATATTTGAACACGCCACCGTAGGACAAGAGGTTTACTTATGTACAGGAACTCATGCTTTTGATAAACCTACTCTGAATTTGATAACCAGTAAAATAACAATACATAAAAACGTATTTATTGGAGTAAGAGCGATTGTAATGCCGGGAATAACAATAGGCGAAAATGCTATTGTTGGCGCAGGAAGTTTAGTTACTAAAAATGTCGAGAAAAATACCATCGTAGGAGGGAATCCTGCCAAATTTATAAAATCTAGAAGTTTTGAATAA
- a CDS encoding exopolysaccharide biosynthesis polyprenyl glycosylphosphotransferase, whose protein sequence is MRNRHKFTFIICCAIADMAAMIFGTMLFLRFATEEHVGWNALFINNIMPITILSWLFSITYFRLYQIDVLFNLGEFFANSWRAFLTQRILWHSYIYFFHDDRLYVLKGKAYLFQLSFLLFYFLLSRILFTLVIVKIKKWVNKRYTVAIWGFNKTSIELASHLEANSHFIHFLGILNENSSSDYITIEDFSSALSNAIHNASEKNVNELYIVTQPDFISDLNYFFELGDRHCMRLKFVPDFSLISKNHFSAGNFDNFHVIKPRYEPLQNAYNRLVKRIFDVVFSILVIVFILSWLYPLLAFFIKRQSKGPVLFKQMRTGKKNEPFWCYKFRSMYINAGDECQQARKDDDRITPIGKFIRRTSLDEMPQFFNVLMGKMSVVGPRPHMIKHTSDYNDHINNFMVRHFVKPGITGLAQVSGLRGETKKVSDMKRRVTADIMYLQRWSLITDIKICFATVIVTLKGDENAF, encoded by the coding sequence ATGCGGAATAGACATAAATTCACTTTCATAATTTGCTGTGCTATTGCAGACATGGCCGCTATGATATTTGGAACTATGTTATTTTTGAGGTTTGCGACCGAAGAGCATGTTGGCTGGAATGCTTTGTTTATCAATAATATAATGCCCATTACGATATTGAGTTGGTTATTTTCAATCACCTATTTTAGATTGTATCAGATTGATGTATTATTTAACTTGGGAGAATTTTTTGCCAATAGCTGGCGTGCTTTTTTAACGCAACGAATTCTTTGGCATAGTTATATTTATTTTTTTCATGACGATAGATTATACGTTTTAAAAGGTAAAGCCTATTTATTTCAATTGAGTTTTTTATTGTTCTATTTCTTGTTATCTAGAATTTTATTTACTCTAGTAATTGTAAAAATCAAAAAATGGGTAAACAAACGATATACAGTTGCCATATGGGGGTTTAATAAAACGAGTATCGAATTAGCTTCTCACTTAGAAGCCAATTCTCATTTTATCCATTTTCTGGGTATTCTCAATGAAAATTCTTCCTCGGATTATATTACTATAGAGGATTTTAGTTCTGCACTTTCAAATGCCATTCATAATGCATCTGAAAAAAATGTAAATGAGTTATATATTGTAACGCAACCCGATTTTATTTCTGATTTGAATTATTTTTTTGAACTTGGGGATAGGCATTGTATGCGCTTGAAGTTTGTTCCTGACTTTTCGTTAATTTCGAAAAACCATTTTAGTGCAGGTAATTTTGATAACTTCCACGTTATAAAACCGCGCTATGAGCCACTCCAAAATGCCTATAATCGTTTAGTTAAAAGAATATTTGATGTTGTTTTTAGTATTCTGGTTATTGTTTTTATTTTATCATGGCTGTATCCTTTATTAGCATTTTTTATTAAAAGGCAAAGTAAGGGTCCCGTTTTATTCAAGCAAATGAGAACTGGGAAAAAAAATGAACCCTTTTGGTGTTATAAATTTCGGAGCATGTATATCAATGCTGGAGATGAATGCCAACAAGCAAGAAAAGATGATGACAGAATCACTCCAATTGGTAAATTTATTCGTCGTACCAGTTTGGATGAAATGCCGCAATTCTTTAATGTTTTGATGGGGAAAATGAGTGTTGTTGGGCCACGCCCTCATATGATTAAACACACTTCAGATTACAATGATCATATTAATAATTTTATGGTACGCCATTTTGTCAAACCTGGAATTACGGGCCTTGCCCAAGTTTCTGGACTTAGAGGGGAAACAAAAAAAGTATCTGATATGAAACGCCGAGTTACAGCAGACATAATGTACCTACAGCGTTGGAGCCTAATAACTGATATTAAAATTTGTTTTGCAACAGTTATTGTAACCTTGAAAGGGGATGAAAATGCTTTTTAA
- a CDS encoding GumC family protein has protein sequence MDFKKEFFKYFQYWPWILLSLILSVGAAYAFIKTVSPTYKTSAVINIDKRHNDNSKINTFSKEEGENKEFDLKDEIMLVTSNEVLSKVVDSLHLNINYFEKGYLQDKIINDAPFIVNPTVPNDSLHDVKYDIQVVKEGFLVSSPRVEKRYLIRGHSNNHTLKQLPFNVRLTPKGNKQLSSYLNKEYVVNLESTESATKKLKASFDVDLFEEEKSNLLLTHEGINPELSRKILDELIVLLDKTIVANKKKLFDNTVSYLNQRIKVFLKEKDSIESVKEKYLQSNDILVLDKYIVDKTNVKNLKKESSMINERQIALTKFAINDIKGTNSNSALGTGYNLDAPTVNQLILNYNATILESQIILQRAQKNNPTYINLQLQLNMQKQAILNTLDGYLTFLNQNNAANKSEQSVANSEASTIPTKDRVLGNIDNNLNLKEVTYLALLQKREEAILNGAVLDSNIKIINPSQTNYSAIFPQPKSFMIGAFMFGLLLPFGAIYLNLLLDTKIHTEDDIHKGFSHIPFLGVIPKVDENKKLDNTASSNSVIAEATRILFSNLSFLLPKKKEKKGNVLLFCSSIHGEGKSFCAFHSAVTISNLNKKVLLIGADLRNPQLHEYFDIARSEVGLSNFLSNKSDDWKEFLLKNTSFSENLDTLFSGEIPPNPAQLLTNNNFEELIEEAKGLYDFIIIDSAPLQLVADTLNYSFLADVTVFIARSDYSDKNTLVQINNFIKKEQLKNVGIVINGVKIKNTHGYNYGSNYYDKYQDKKENKSWFKRNAS, from the coding sequence ATGGATTTTAAAAAAGAATTTTTTAAGTATTTCCAGTATTGGCCTTGGATTTTGCTTAGTCTGATTTTATCTGTGGGCGCTGCCTATGCTTTTATCAAAACAGTCTCTCCTACTTATAAAACATCGGCTGTAATCAATATTGATAAAAGGCATAATGACAACTCCAAAATAAACACTTTTAGTAAGGAAGAGGGCGAAAATAAAGAGTTTGATTTGAAAGACGAAATCATGCTTGTTACTTCTAATGAAGTTTTATCCAAAGTAGTGGACAGTTTGCATTTGAATATTAATTATTTTGAAAAAGGTTATTTACAAGACAAGATTATAAACGATGCTCCTTTTATTGTCAATCCTACTGTTCCAAATGATTCTTTGCACGATGTGAAATATGATATTCAAGTAGTAAAAGAAGGATTTCTTGTAAGTAGTCCCCGTGTAGAAAAAAGATATTTAATTCGCGGGCACAGCAATAATCATACTTTGAAACAATTACCTTTTAATGTTCGATTGACACCAAAGGGTAATAAGCAGCTTTCTTCTTATTTAAATAAAGAGTATGTAGTCAATCTTGAATCTACTGAATCAGCAACAAAAAAATTAAAAGCTTCATTCGATGTTGATTTATTTGAAGAGGAAAAATCAAATTTACTTTTGACTCATGAAGGAATAAATCCAGAACTTTCCAGAAAAATTTTAGACGAACTTATTGTATTGTTGGACAAAACTATTGTTGCCAATAAAAAGAAGCTATTTGACAATACAGTTTCTTATTTAAATCAACGAATTAAGGTTTTTTTAAAAGAGAAAGACTCTATAGAAAGTGTAAAAGAGAAATATTTGCAAAGCAATGACATACTGGTTTTAGATAAATATATCGTTGATAAAACTAATGTTAAGAATCTAAAAAAAGAGAGTTCAATGATCAATGAGAGACAAATTGCTCTAACAAAATTTGCTATCAATGACATAAAAGGGACAAATAGTAATTCGGCATTGGGTACAGGCTACAATTTAGATGCGCCAACGGTCAATCAATTAATTTTAAATTATAATGCTACCATACTCGAAAGTCAAATTATTTTGCAACGAGCGCAGAAAAATAATCCAACATATATTAATTTGCAATTGCAATTAAATATGCAAAAACAAGCTATTTTGAATACTTTGGATGGCTATTTGACCTTTCTTAACCAAAATAATGCTGCAAACAAATCCGAACAAAGTGTCGCGAATTCAGAAGCCAGCACCATTCCTACTAAAGATAGAGTGTTGGGTAATATTGACAACAATCTTAATCTAAAAGAAGTCACTTATTTGGCCTTATTACAAAAAAGAGAAGAAGCTATTTTGAATGGTGCCGTTTTAGATTCAAATATAAAAATCATAAATCCTTCTCAAACCAATTATTCGGCCATTTTTCCGCAACCCAAATCCTTTATGATAGGTGCATTTATGTTTGGCTTGCTTCTCCCTTTTGGAGCAATCTATCTCAATTTGCTTTTAGATACTAAAATACATACCGAAGATGATATTCACAAAGGTTTTTCACATATTCCATTTTTAGGGGTTATTCCAAAAGTAGATGAAAACAAAAAGTTAGATAATACAGCAAGTTCCAATTCTGTAATAGCCGAGGCAACCCGCATATTATTTTCTAATTTATCCTTTTTGCTGCCTAAAAAAAAGGAGAAAAAAGGGAATGTATTATTGTTTTGTTCTTCTATTCATGGAGAAGGAAAATCTTTTTGTGCATTTCACAGTGCTGTAACTATTAGTAATCTTAATAAAAAAGTATTACTTATCGGCGCTGATTTAAGGAATCCTCAATTGCATGAATATTTTGATATTGCAAGAAGCGAGGTTGGTCTTTCCAATTTTCTCTCCAATAAAAGTGATGACTGGAAAGAATTTTTGCTAAAGAACACAAGTTTTTCTGAAAATCTAGACACCCTCTTCTCAGGAGAAATCCCACCCAATCCAGCCCAATTATTAACCAACAACAATTTTGAAGAGTTAATTGAAGAAGCCAAAGGTCTTTATGATTTTATAATTATAGATTCAGCACCTCTTCAATTGGTTGCAGACACACTCAATTATAGTTTTTTGGCCGATGTAACGGTATTTATTGCCAGATCTGATTATTCTGACAAGAATACATTGGTTCAGATAAATAATTTTATTAAAAAAGAGCAATTGAAAAATGTTGGTATTGTCATAAACGGAGTAAAAATAAAAAACACTCATGGATATAATTATGGTTCAAACTATTATGATAAGTATCAAGATAAAAAAGAAAACAAATCGTGGTTTAAGAGAAATGCAAGCTAA
- a CDS encoding UDP-glucuronic acid decarboxylase family protein translates to MKKVLITGGAGFVGSHLCKRLLKEGNEVICLDNYFTGSKSNIIDLLDNPYFEMVRHDITESYYAEVDEIYNLACPASPVHYQYNPIKTIKTSVMGAINVLGLAKRINAKVLQASTSEVYGDPLVHPQTESYWGHVNPIGIRSCYDEGKRCAETLFMDYHNQNKVAIKIIRIFNTYGPNMNLSDGRVVSNFIVQALQGKDITIFGDGSQTRSFQYVDDLVEGMIRMMGSDPEFLGPVNLGNPNEFTMLELAQQIIELIGSKSKIIYMDLPRDDPKQRQPDISLAKEKLAGWEPKIQLREGLITTISYFDNLLLNL, encoded by the coding sequence ATGAAAAAAGTATTGATAACTGGTGGAGCTGGATTTGTAGGTTCACATTTGTGTAAAAGATTATTGAAGGAAGGTAATGAAGTAATTTGTCTGGACAATTATTTTACTGGTTCCAAATCAAATATTATTGATTTACTGGATAATCCTTATTTCGAAATGGTAAGGCACGACATTACAGAGTCATATTATGCTGAGGTTGATGAGATTTACAATTTGGCTTGTCCCGCGTCTCCTGTGCATTACCAATACAATCCCATAAAAACAATAAAAACATCTGTAATGGGAGCAATTAATGTATTGGGATTAGCCAAACGTATCAATGCTAAAGTGTTGCAAGCCAGTACTAGCGAAGTGTATGGTGATCCTCTTGTACATCCTCAAACCGAAAGCTATTGGGGGCATGTAAACCCAATAGGTATCCGTTCTTGTTATGATGAAGGAAAGCGCTGTGCAGAGACTTTATTTATGGATTATCACAATCAAAATAAGGTGGCCATTAAAATCATTCGGATTTTTAATACCTATGGACCCAATATGAATCTATCAGATGGGAGAGTAGTTTCTAATTTTATTGTGCAGGCTTTGCAGGGAAAAGACATTACAATTTTTGGAGATGGTTCGCAAACTCGTTCGTTTCAATATGTTGATGATTTGGTAGAAGGTATGATCAGGATGATGGGATCGGATCCTGAATTTCTAGGACCTGTAAATTTAGGAAATCCAAATGAATTCACAATGCTCGAATTGGCTCAGCAAATTATTGAATTGATAGGATCCAAATCTAAAATTATTTATATGGATTTGCCTCGGGATGATCCAAAACAGCGGCAACCTGACATTTCCCTGGCTAAAGAAAAACTAGCGGGATGGGAACCTAAGATACAGTTGCGCGAAGGTTTGATTACTACTATCAGCTATTTTGACAACCTATTGTTAAATTTATAG
- a CDS encoding glycosyltransferase family 2 protein, translated as MKITIITVCYNRKNTIEKAIKSVLEQNYDNIEYIIIDGNSTDGTKEIIESYRDRISKYISEPDNGMYDAINKGLQLATGDVIGLMHSDDEFYDEKAISRIVNRFNYDPSIEGVYGDGVYVSNDNKERLIRNRIGGAFSQQKIKAGWLPLHPTVYLKKKIFEKYGLYNINFKIASDTEFLLRYLYKYKIKVSYINAYIVKMRMGGMSTNLKRALEVLYEDYKIYKFHGLGPILVVFLKKSSALRQYLVH; from the coding sequence ATGAAAATTACTATAATAACGGTATGTTACAATCGAAAAAACACTATTGAAAAAGCCATCAAAAGTGTATTGGAACAAAATTATGATAATATAGAATATATCATTATTGATGGGAATTCTACTGATGGGACAAAAGAAATTATTGAGTCTTATAGAGATCGGATAAGTAAATATATTTCAGAACCAGATAATGGAATGTATGATGCTATAAATAAAGGACTTCAATTGGCAACTGGTGATGTCATTGGTTTGATGCATTCGGATGATGAATTTTATGACGAAAAGGCGATTAGTAGAATTGTCAATCGTTTTAATTATGACCCAAGTATAGAAGGTGTCTATGGAGATGGCGTTTATGTGTCGAATGACAATAAAGAGCGATTGATTCGCAATAGAATTGGAGGAGCTTTTAGTCAACAAAAAATTAAAGCGGGTTGGCTGCCTTTGCATCCTACCGTCTATTTGAAGAAAAAAATATTTGAAAAATATGGATTATATAATATTAATTTTAAAATAGCCTCAGACACTGAATTTTTGCTGCGCTATTTATACAAATATAAGATTAAGGTAAGCTATATCAATGCATATATTGTTAAAATGAGAATGGGTGGTATGAGTACCAATCTTAAACGTGCTTTGGAAGTTTTATATGAGGATTATAAAATTTATAAATTTCACGGTTTAGGCCCAATTTTAGTTGTCTTTCTTAAAAAATCTAGTGCTCTAAGACAATATTTAGTGCATTAA
- a CDS encoding glycosyltransferase family 2 protein: MNKIPISVIVSVKNEALNLPSCLEKLTRFAQIIVVDSGSTDETRSIAANMGAEVLQFEWNGKFPKKRNWALQNANIENEWVLFLDADEFVTEAFVNEIAIKTQEPNYNGYTIQFENYFMGRKLKYGYGFQKSALFKKSKGAYEKVDEDLWSHLDMEVHEHPIIEGKVGVIKAKVIHKDFKNLEHYISKHNAYSTWEAERYLQLKESKNSHLSLNQKIKYGLLNTGLLPVVYFLGAYFLKLGFLDGKEGFYLARFKSHYFFQIQTKVDLLKKQTELK; the protein is encoded by the coding sequence TTGAATAAAATTCCAATTTCAGTAATTGTTTCTGTAAAAAATGAAGCTTTAAATTTGCCATCTTGTTTGGAAAAATTAACGCGTTTTGCTCAAATCATTGTGGTGGACTCAGGTAGCACTGATGAAACTAGAAGCATTGCTGCCAATATGGGAGCTGAGGTGTTGCAATTTGAATGGAATGGTAAATTTCCTAAAAAACGCAATTGGGCGCTACAAAATGCTAATATCGAGAACGAATGGGTTTTATTTTTAGACGCCGATGAGTTCGTAACCGAGGCATTTGTTAACGAAATAGCAATCAAAACGCAAGAGCCAAATTACAATGGCTACACAATACAGTTTGAAAACTATTTTATGGGAAGAAAACTGAAATACGGTTACGGATTTCAAAAGTCGGCGCTTTTTAAGAAATCCAAAGGAGCATATGAAAAAGTAGATGAAGATTTGTGGAGTCATTTGGATATGGAAGTACATGAACATCCTATCATAGAAGGTAAGGTTGGAGTTATTAAGGCGAAGGTTATTCATAAAGATTTTAAAAACTTAGAGCATTATATTTCCAAGCACAATGCTTACTCAACTTGGGAAGCGGAAAGGTATTTGCAACTTAAGGAATCAAAAAATTCGCATTTATCATTAAATCAAAAAATTAAGTATGGTCTTCTCAATACAGGATTACTTCCCGTGGTTTATTTTTTAGGTGCCTACTTTTTAAAATTGGGGTTTTTAGATGGAAAAGAGGGGTTTTATTTGGCGCGTTTTAAGTCACATTATTTTTTTCAAATTCAGACTAAAGTTGATTTATTAAAAAAACAAACAGAATTAAAATGA
- a CDS encoding glycosyltransferase family 4 protein — protein MKITIVQGAFFPIPPLLGGAVEKMWYLLAKEFVNRGHEVTYISKSYNGFLNVESKGGINHIRVKGYNTPSSGFVLKILDLFYTLRAVRKIANNTDIIISNTFWLPILLSSNQKKKCMIDVARMPKGQMRFYTKNARLRANSSPVAKAIKDEIKAEYFDKVIMIPNTLPFKNTTAVDFSKKEKIILYTGRIHPEKGLDILIKSFVSLDAIDWQLLIVGPYSIETGGGGDAYLQELKQLAQNSNVEFVDPIFDIDKLSEVYAKASVFVYPSVAEKGETFGVSPLEAMSWGCATIVSNLDCFKDFLIHNKNGLCFDHRLEEKAEILKQYLKDLINNPKLRNDLAREGIKVNDTHSTEKLATEFLNEFESMKINY, from the coding sequence ATGAAAATAACAATAGTTCAGGGTGCTTTTTTTCCTATTCCTCCACTATTGGGAGGAGCTGTTGAAAAAATGTGGTATCTTTTGGCAAAAGAGTTTGTTAATCGGGGCCATGAAGTGACCTACATATCAAAATCATATAATGGGTTTTTAAATGTTGAAAGTAAAGGCGGAATTAATCACATAAGAGTAAAAGGTTACAATACGCCATCTTCTGGTTTCGTTCTCAAGATTTTAGATTTATTTTATACTTTAAGAGCGGTTCGGAAAATAGCCAATAATACAGATATTATTATTTCAAATACTTTTTGGTTGCCTATCCTGCTGTCATCCAACCAAAAAAAAAAATGCATGATTGATGTGGCACGAATGCCTAAAGGGCAAATGAGGTTTTACACAAAAAATGCTCGATTAAGAGCTAATTCTAGTCCTGTAGCAAAAGCAATAAAAGATGAAATCAAGGCAGAATATTTTGACAAAGTAATTATGATACCTAATACGTTACCGTTTAAGAACACTACTGCCGTTGACTTTTCAAAAAAAGAAAAAATAATATTATATACTGGCAGAATTCATCCTGAAAAAGGCTTAGATATTTTAATAAAATCATTTGTTTCTCTTGATGCAATAGATTGGCAATTACTTATTGTAGGGCCTTATTCTATAGAAACGGGAGGAGGAGGAGATGCCTATTTACAGGAGTTAAAACAATTAGCCCAAAACAGCAATGTGGAATTTGTAGACCCCATTTTTGATATTGATAAATTGAGTGAAGTATATGCAAAAGCATCTGTATTTGTCTATCCTTCTGTAGCGGAAAAAGGTGAGACTTTTGGGGTTTCACCGTTAGAAGCCATGAGTTGGGGATGTGCTACAATAGTTTCTAATTTAGATTGTTTTAAGGATTTTTTAATCCACAATAAAAATGGTTTGTGTTTCGATCATCGTTTAGAAGAAAAGGCTGAAATTTTAAAGCAGTATCTTAAAGATTTAATAAATAATCCAAAACTGAGGAATGACTTAGCAAGAGAAGGCATAAAGGTAAATGACACACATTCTACTGAAAAATTAGCCACCGAGTTCTTAAATGAATTTGAGTCTATGAAAATCAATTATTAA
- a CDS encoding polysaccharide biosynthesis/export family protein, with product MKKILLSILLFIFLTLQSCMTRKDVLYVQDINVYTNSNVPYVTTKIQPNDILKIDISDLNPVVAAPFNIISTSSNESVSMMELTGYLVSPKGNITMPILNEVNVGDLTPSELEIKIKERLINEGYLVNPTVQVRVLNNKFTILGEVNSPGVYPFSEESVSLLDAIGKAGDLTYSAIRKDVTLIRELDGKRQVYHIDLTTAAWMSNPVYQIRQNDIIIVNPNKLKANSGGLIKDPIQVMGLLLSALAVILLITN from the coding sequence ATGAAAAAAATCCTATTAAGTATACTTTTATTTATTTTTTTGACTCTACAGTCTTGCATGACCAGAAAGGATGTGTTGTATGTACAAGATATCAATGTTTACACAAATTCTAATGTACCGTATGTTACCACAAAAATACAACCTAACGATATTTTAAAAATTGATATAAGCGATCTCAATCCTGTAGTAGCAGCACCTTTTAATATTATTTCAACTTCTTCCAATGAATCAGTATCAATGATGGAATTAACGGGCTATTTGGTTTCTCCTAAAGGGAATATCACAATGCCTATTTTGAATGAAGTGAATGTTGGAGATTTAACCCCTTCTGAACTGGAGATTAAAATAAAAGAACGCCTAATAAATGAAGGATATTTGGTAAATCCTACAGTACAGGTTAGAGTACTTAATAATAAATTTACCATTTTAGGAGAGGTTAATTCTCCAGGTGTATATCCTTTTAGTGAAGAGTCAGTTAGTTTACTTGATGCAATAGGAAAGGCAGGCGATCTTACTTATTCTGCGATTAGAAAAGATGTAACGCTTATTAGGGAGTTGGATGGAAAACGTCAAGTATATCATATTGATTTAACAACGGCAGCATGGATGTCTAATCCGGTTTATCAAATACGACAAAATGATATTATTATTGTTAACCCTAACAAGTTAAAAGCAAATAGTGGGGGATTAATTAAAGATCCAATACAAGTAATGGGATTGCTATTATCTGCTTTAGCAGTCATTTTACTAATTACTAATTAA